The nucleotide sequence TGATTTCCAATCTAAAATTCGATGATAACTCAATTACCAATGCAGTTTCTGCTGAAAAAGGGAGGCTATTTATCAGTAATGGTGAAGGCGGTGTGTATGTGGCTACTTATGATGATGATGACGTTGAAATAATTGGAAAACTAGAACTTGGAAACAACGAATCAGTCAACCATATCTTGCTACATGATGATTATTTATATGTTGCTTCTGGTCTAGGTGGAGTAAAAATGATAGAAATTGACGATTAAATAACCAAAAAAGCGAAAACGACCAATAGAGGTGCCTTTATGGCACCTTTTTTTATGAAAGTCACCGTACCAGCTTGTGCATGATTTCAAACCTATTCATCTTTGCGAAGCACGGGTAAAATAGGAATATGTATAATGTTGTTGTGATTGGTGGAGGTATCGTTGGGCTTGCTTCCGCTCTAAAAATCAAAGAAAAAAATCCTAACTATAAAGTTGCTGTGATTGAAAAGGAGCGAAATATAGCTCAGCATCAAACTGGTCACAACAGTGGCGTCATTCATTCTGGTCTTTATTATAAGCCGGGAAGTTTTAAAGCTAAAAACTGTGTCGATGGATATAACATGCTTTTGGACTTCTGCAACGAAGAGGGAATACCTTATGAGCTATGCGGTAAAATAGTCGTTGCGACCAATGAATCACAACTCAGTTCTCTCCATACACTTCAGGAACGAGGAGAAGCAAATGGGCTGAAGAATATTAAAAAACTGAGCGCTGACGAGCTCAAAGAATACGAACCACACGTTGCTGGAGTTAGTGGACTTTATGTACCTCAGACTGGAATCATTGATTATAAACTTGTCGCGGATAAGTACGCGGATAAGTTTAAGCACTTTGGAGGCGAAATCTTTTCTTCCAATAAACTCATGAGTTTCAAAGAGGAAAGAGGATTCATACATGTTCATACCGAAAATGAACGGCTTACTACACGATTGGTGGTCAACTGCTCCGGGCTCTATTCCGATAAGGTGGCCAAATTAACGGGCGCAAAAATTGATTTTAAAATTGTCCCATTTAGGGGCGAATATTACAAGATAAAACCTGCCAAAGAGCACTTAGTCAAGAATTTAATCTACCCAGTTCCTGACCCAAATTTTCCATTTTTAGGTGTTCACTTCACTCGACACATTGATGGAGGGATTGAAGCGGGACCCAATGCTGTTTTAGCTTTTGCCAGAGAAGGGTACTCAAAAAATCAGGTCAATATGAAAGAACTACTAGGTACGCTCTTTTATCCTGGATTTATGAGAGTAGCCTATAAATATTGGAGAACAGGCATAGGTGAAATGTATCGATCTTATTCTAAAGGAGCATTTACCAAAGCACTACGAGAGTTGATACCTGAAATCGAGAAGAAAGATTTAATCAAAGGTGGTGCGGGTGTAAGGGCACAAGCTTGTGATCGCAAAGGTGGATTGATCGATGACTTTCTTGTTGTCGAACACGACAAGTTTATCAATGTTGGAAATGCCCCGTCCCCTGCTGCAACATCCTCTTTAGCAATAGGTGAAAGGGTAGCACAAATGGCGATAGAAAAACTTAGTTAGAAAACAAGCTGATTGAGTTGGCATTCAATACCTTTATTAGATGCAATTTGACTTAAACAAATCCTTAGAAATACTCGAACGAACTCCTGTTGTTATCAAAGGTCTACTCTCTGGAATATCTACCGACTGGACCTCAAGCAACGAAGGAGAAAACACATGGAGTCCCTTCGATATAGTGGGTCACCTAGTTCATGGAGAGGAAGTAGACTGGTTGCCCAGAACTAAAATCATCCTACAACATGGAAATTCCCAGCCATTTGAACCTTTTGATAGGTTTGCTCAATTTGAAAAGAGCAAAGGCAAAAGTTTAAATCAACTACTAGATGAATTTGAGCAATTGCGCACAGCAAACCTTAAAGAATTAAGAGTGCTAAATATCATGGATGACGATCTAAGCAAAACAGGAATGCATCCTGGTCTTGGTAAAATTACACTTCAAAACCTTTTATCCAGTTGGACGGTTCATGATTTGGGGCATATTGTTCAGATATCAAGAGTTTTGGCTAAGCAGTATACAAGTGAAGTCGGTCCCTGGACTCAATATATGGCTGTACTTAAATAGTCCGATAAAAGACCTTTATTGGATATTGTGAAACTGATTGAATAGAGTTTATCGTTTATTTGAATTATGAAAAATCTTATTGTTCTCCTAGGAATTACCTTCTCAATCGCTTCCTGTGCACAGCAAACAGCTGATAAGAAAGTTCCAACTACTCTCCCATTTGATAAAATTGAAAAACAGGAATCTGAATGGAAAAAAGAACTCTCTGATCTTGATTATTACGTGCTTCGTGAAAAAGGGACAGAAAGAGCTTTTACCAGTGATCTATTAGCTAACAAAAAAGAAGGAACATATACATGCAAAGCATGCTCATTACCCCTTTTTACCTCTGGTGCAAAATTCAAATCAGGGACTGGTTGGCCTTCTTTTTCTAAGCCGATCAATAAGGTTAATGTAGCTGAGGAGGATGATCGTGCATATGGTATGGTAAGAACAGAAGTATTATGTGCAAGGTGCGATGGGCATCTTGGTCACGTATTTCCAGATGGCCCTGCTCCTACCGGATTACGATACTGTATAAATGGAGCATCTTTGAAATTTAGTGAGAAGGAATAATTTCTTCAATAAACCACTCAGATGCATATTCCATATAGCTCCATTGATTACCTGGCATGGT is from Marinobacter alexandrii and encodes:
- the lhgO gene encoding L-2-hydroxyglutarate oxidase: MYNVVVIGGGIVGLASALKIKEKNPNYKVAVIEKERNIAQHQTGHNSGVIHSGLYYKPGSFKAKNCVDGYNMLLDFCNEEGIPYELCGKIVVATNESQLSSLHTLQERGEANGLKNIKKLSADELKEYEPHVAGVSGLYVPQTGIIDYKLVADKYADKFKHFGGEIFSSNKLMSFKEERGFIHVHTENERLTTRLVVNCSGLYSDKVAKLTGAKIDFKIVPFRGEYYKIKPAKEHLVKNLIYPVPDPNFPFLGVHFTRHIDGGIEAGPNAVLAFAREGYSKNQVNMKELLGTLFYPGFMRVAYKYWRTGIGEMYRSYSKGAFTKALRELIPEIEKKDLIKGGAGVRAQACDRKGGLIDDFLVVEHDKFINVGNAPSPAATSSLAIGERVAQMAIEKLS
- a CDS encoding DinB family protein, whose translation is MQFDLNKSLEILERTPVVIKGLLSGISTDWTSSNEGENTWSPFDIVGHLVHGEEVDWLPRTKIILQHGNSQPFEPFDRFAQFEKSKGKSLNQLLDEFEQLRTANLKELRVLNIMDDDLSKTGMHPGLGKITLQNLLSSWTVHDLGHIVQISRVLAKQYTSEVGPWTQYMAVLK
- the msrB gene encoding peptide-methionine (R)-S-oxide reductase MsrB, whose amino-acid sequence is MKNLIVLLGITFSIASCAQQTADKKVPTTLPFDKIEKQESEWKKELSDLDYYVLREKGTERAFTSDLLANKKEGTYTCKACSLPLFTSGAKFKSGTGWPSFSKPINKVNVAEEDDRAYGMVRTEVLCARCDGHLGHVFPDGPAPTGLRYCINGASLKFSEKE